A part of Carettochelys insculpta isolate YL-2023 chromosome 1, ASM3395843v1, whole genome shotgun sequence genomic DNA contains:
- the LOC142007680 gene encoding olfactory receptor 51G2-like, producing the protein MSAVNDTKFTHAEFILSGFAGHEDIHQWISIPFCLIYILSITGNAAIIFLIKTDPTLQEPMYIFLSMLALTDLILMIATMPTILGVYFFNSREISLSSCFAQLFFIHTLQFTESSVLLLMAFDRFIAICYPLRYASILTQPRIAKLGLISVIRSVVLIFPLPFLLKRYPYCRTNVLSHSYCLHQDVMKLACSDITVNNIYGLFVSFSVMWLDSLLIFISYVMILKTVLSLTSRTKCLKALNTCVSHLCAVLLFYTPAIGLALLHRYGSSSSHLLQVVLGYVYRLVPPVIHPIVYSMKSELLRGKIIRVFVK; encoded by the coding sequence ATGTCAGCTGTGAATGACACCAAATTCACTCATGCAGAGTTTATTCTTTCAGGGTTTGCGGGGCATGAAGACATCCATCAATGGATCTCTATCCCCTTCTGCTTAATATATATTCTTTCAATAACAGGAAATGCTGCTATTATATTCCTTATAAAAACAGACCCTACACTCCaagagcccatgtacatttttctttccaTGCTGGCCCTCACTGACCTTATCTTAATGATAGCTACCATGCCAACAATCCTGGGCGTATATTTTTTTAACTCTAGGGAAATAAGCCTCAGTTCCTGTTTTGCCCAACTCTTCTTCATCCACACACTCCAGTTCACTGAATCTTCTGTGCTCCTGTTGATGGCTTTTGATCGCTTCATTGCAATATGTTATCCACTGAGGTACGCTTCCATCTTAACACAGCCAAGAATAGCCAAGCTGGGGCTTATCTCTGTGATAAGATCAGTGGTCCTTATATTCCCTCTACCCTTTCTCCTGAAACGGTACCCATACTGTCGAACCAATGTCCTCTCCCATTCTTACTGCCTGCACCAGGATGTCATGAAGCTGGCTTGTTCAGATATCACAGTCAACAACATCTATGGCTTGTTTGTTTCATTCTCAGTGATGTGGTTGGATTCGCTGCTCATTTTCATCTCATATGTGATGATCCTCAAAACAGTGCTGAGCCTCACATCCCGCACAAAATGCCTCAAAGCCCTGAACACCTGTGTCTCTCACCTCTGCGCTGTCCTGCTTTTCTACACACCAGCGATCGGACTGGCTCTGTTACATAGATATGGGAGTAGCTCTTCtcatttgcttcaggttgtcttgggctatgtctaccggCTGGTTCCACCTGTGATCCATCCAATCGTGTACAGCATGAAAAGTGAACTCCTGCGTGGGAAGATAATAAGGGTGTTTGTCAAGTGA
- the LOC142003022 gene encoding olfactory receptor 51G2-like, producing the protein MSAVNNTRFTHAVFLLSGFTGYEVIHQWISIPFSIIYILSIMGNVAIIFLIKTDPTLHEPMYIFLSMLALTDLMLMIVTVPTVLGVYFFKSRLISHNACFTQLFFIHTLQFMESSVLLLMAFDRFVAICNPLRYTSILTQRRIAKMGLMFVIRAVALIFPLPFLLKRFRYCRTNVLSHSYCLHQDVMKMACSDITVNNIYGLSVSFSVMWLDSLLIFISYVMILKTVLSLTSRTKCLKALNTCVSHLCAVLLFYIPEIGLAVLHRFGNSSSHLLQVVLGYVYPLIPPLIHPIVYSMKSEHLRGRIIRVFIK; encoded by the coding sequence ATGTCAGCTGTGAATAACACCAGGTTCACACATGCAGTATTCCTTCTTTCAGGGTTTACTGGGTATGAAGTCATCCATCAATGGATCTCTATCCCCTTCAGCATAATATATATTCTTTCAATAATGGGAAATGTTGCCATCATATTCCTTATAAAAACAGACCCTaccctccatgagcccatgtacattttcctttccatgttggccCTCACTGATCTTATGTTGATGATAGTTACTGTACCAACAGTACTGGGCGTATATTTTTTTAAGTCTAGGTTGATCAGTCACAATGCCTGTTTTACCCAGCTGTTCTTCATCCACACACTCCAATTCATGGAATCCTCTGTGCTCCTGCTGATGGCTTTTGACCGCTTCGTTGCAATCTGTAACCCATTGAGATACACTTCCATCTTAACCCAGAGAAGAATAGCCAAAATGGGGCTCATGTTTGTGATAAGAGCAGTGGCTCTAATATTCCCACTACCTTTTCTCCTAAAACGGTTCCGATACTGTCGAACCAatgtcctctcccattcctaTTGCCTGCACCAGGATGTCATGAAGATGGCTTGTTCAGACATCACAGTCAACAACATCTATGGCTTGTCTGTTTCATTCTCAGTGATGTGGTTGGATTCGCTGCTCATCTTCATCTCTTATGTGATGATCCTCAAAACAGTGCTAAGCCTCACATCCCGCACAAAATGCCTCAAAGCCCTGAACACCTGTGTCTCCCACCTCTGCGCTGTCCTTCTATTCTACATACCAGAGATTGGACTTGCTGTGTTACACAGATTTGGGAATAGCTCTTCTCACTTGCTTCAGGTtgtcctgggctatgtctacccgTTGATTCCACCTCTGATCCATCCAATTGTGTACAGCATGAAAAGTGAACACCTTCGTGGGAGAATTATCAGGGTGTTCATCAAGTGA
- the LOC142003030 gene encoding olfactory receptor 51G2-like has translation MSAVNNTKHTSAVFLLTGIPGQEAIHLWISIPFCLLYAISLIGNSVILFIIKTDPILHEPMYIFLSMLALTDLGLLIATIPTILGVYLFNSRKISLGACFVQIFFIHTLQCIESSVLLMMAFDRFIAICNPLRYASILTHPRIARLALVFVVRSMALIFPLPFLLKRYQYCGANVLSHSYCLHQDVMTMACSDITVNNIYGLSVAFSTMVLDSLLIFLSYVMILKTVLSLTSRTKCLKALNTCVSHLCAVLLFYIPEIGLALLHRFGNSSSHFLQVVLGYVYRLVPPVIHPIVYSMKSELLRGRIIRVFVK, from the coding sequence ATGTCAGCTGTCAATAACACCAAACACACCTCTGCAGTGTTCCTTCTCACTGGAATACCTGGGCAGGAAGCCATCCAtctctggatctccatccccttctgcttaCTGTATGCTATTTCATTAATAGGAAACTCAGTTATTCTGTTCATTATAAAAACAGATCCAATCCTCCATGAGCCTAtgtatatttttctttccatgttGGCCCTTACAGACCTTGGTTTATTGATAGCCACCATACCGACAATACTGGGTGTATATTTGTTTAACTCTAGGAAGATCAGCCTCGGTGCTTGTTTTGTCCAGATATTCTTCATCCACACTCTTCAATGTATTGAATCCTCAGTGCTCCTGATGATGGCTTTTGACCGCTTCATTGCAATCTGTAACCCGCTGAgatatgcttccatcttaacccATCCAAGAATAGCCAGATTAGCACTGGTGTTTGTGGTAAGATCAATGGCTCTAATATTCCCACTACCCTTTCTCCTGAAACGGTACCAGTATTGTGGAGCCAatgtcctctcccattcctactgTCTGCATCAGGACGTCATGACGATGGCTTGTTCAGACATTACAGTGAACAACATCTATGGCTTGTCCGTTGCATTCTCAACAATGGTGCTGGACTcgcttctcatcttcctctcttATGTGATGATCCTCAAAACAGTGCTGAGCCTCACATCCCGCACAAAATGCCTCAAAGCCCTGAACACGTGTGTATCCCACCTCTGCGCTGTTCTGCTTTTCTACATACCAGAGATTGGACTGGCTCTGTTACACAGATTTGGGAATAGCTCTTCTCACTTTCTTCAGGTtgtcctgggctatgtctaccggCTGGTTCCACCTGTGATCCATCCAATCGTGTACAGCATGAAAAGTGAACTCCTTCGTGGGAGGATAATCAGAGTGTTTGTCAAGTGA